One window of Phycisphaeraceae bacterium genomic DNA carries:
- a CDS encoding ABC transporter permease — protein sequence MRAPWRLAISSLWQRRSRSILLLLVVALSAALVCAVATAMASVTESLRSRMIGVVGGSDLQISGAGSAKRLDSVLLDSVRGWIEVDEASGRLRAAAALRIVRPTWLEADKGGVQSWPRSMRSNAVNTYIESFRPGFDDKYRPVELAEGRMPQRDDEIAIDHTVLDRLRGIEPRTDRRSGTLSALISGTPATVPEGSIPEGALGPFSASSAEEAEKLKEKHQARIGDTIDLVRAGKPDLKLRIVGLAPHGMLGGRPRAWMTPGALAEATDQQGQFSEIEIALKPGFDPQTVTEQRRAQLPPDVILQPTAKVTTNLEKNLEANNIGLVIASTLAFLSAAFIILTGMTTGVIERQRELAILRCIGASRGQIAGSQILSGLLLGMTGSLLGVPIGVGLASAVIWWFKADLKIELAFPYLGIAVGLAGSVIAGLAGAAFPAWRAARMEPLKALSARAEVPRNSSILWTLIAGLLLIGIHFAVVTFITNPDALFFCYVLLGLPCMFVGYFLLGVPAVASVMRLFGPLISTALGVPRILLERSVRRTPYRHGLTAGALMAGLAMMVALWTQGGAFARDWLGRIQFPDAFVTGIALSDASVEKLRSMPEVTGASPLSLVRANIASEGMSGLGVGAVQPLKTAFIGFDPDSFFRLMNVTWVQGDQETAIKKLNEGDSIIVAREFLTSRGLGVGKKVRVSYLNHSHEFEIVGVVTSPGLDIVSNFFDLGDMYVDQAVSAVFGSRRALRDYLLGGNEPPTQIISMSLAKGTDDAEVTAKIRRELYDYGVLDVGTGRFFKQLIEGAIGRSLYIVSAIAIMSMLVASLGVANLIVAAIESRRFEFGVLRAVGATRGMICRLVLAEAVVVALAACVIGVCMGIQGSYGGVRLNAAIMGIEIFLRPQPLPILVGCAILIALTLLAATPAVLALGRNQPRELLAAMKG from the coding sequence ATGAGAGCGCCGTGGCGGCTCGCTATCAGCAGTCTGTGGCAACGGCGTAGCCGCAGCATCCTGCTGCTGCTGGTCGTGGCGCTCTCGGCGGCGCTGGTATGTGCCGTGGCGACCGCGATGGCGAGCGTGACCGAATCGCTGCGCTCCCGGATGATTGGAGTTGTCGGGGGCAGCGATCTCCAGATCAGTGGCGCCGGAAGCGCAAAGCGCCTCGATTCGGTACTTCTCGATTCTGTCCGGGGCTGGATCGAAGTTGACGAGGCGAGTGGACGGCTTCGCGCGGCCGCAGCACTGCGCATCGTGCGACCGACGTGGCTCGAAGCGGACAAGGGCGGTGTGCAATCCTGGCCCAGGTCGATGCGCTCCAACGCCGTAAACACGTACATCGAGAGTTTTCGCCCGGGTTTCGATGACAAATATCGGCCGGTGGAGCTTGCGGAAGGGCGCATGCCCCAACGCGACGACGAGATCGCGATTGACCACACCGTCCTCGATCGGCTGCGAGGGATCGAGCCACGAACGGATCGGCGCAGCGGTACGCTTTCGGCCCTGATATCCGGAACGCCGGCGACCGTGCCCGAGGGTTCGATTCCAGAGGGAGCGCTCGGACCCTTCTCTGCATCGAGTGCCGAAGAGGCAGAGAAACTGAAAGAGAAACACCAGGCGCGAATCGGAGACACAATCGATCTGGTCCGTGCCGGAAAGCCGGATCTCAAGTTGCGGATCGTCGGGCTCGCGCCCCACGGGATGCTGGGCGGCCGGCCCCGCGCGTGGATGACACCCGGGGCGCTCGCCGAAGCGACGGACCAGCAAGGGCAATTCAGCGAGATCGAGATTGCGCTCAAGCCCGGGTTTGATCCGCAGACGGTCACGGAACAGCGGCGTGCACAACTGCCACCGGATGTCATTCTCCAGCCGACGGCGAAGGTGACGACAAACCTGGAGAAGAACCTGGAGGCGAACAACATCGGACTGGTGATTGCATCGACGCTCGCCTTTCTGTCCGCGGCATTCATCATCTTGACCGGAATGACAACCGGCGTGATCGAGCGCCAGCGCGAACTCGCCATTCTCCGTTGCATCGGGGCATCTCGAGGCCAGATCGCGGGCAGCCAGATTCTCTCTGGCCTGCTTCTAGGAATGACGGGTTCGCTTCTCGGAGTTCCGATCGGGGTTGGGCTGGCGAGCGCCGTGATCTGGTGGTTCAAGGCCGATCTCAAAATCGAACTGGCGTTTCCGTATCTGGGGATTGCGGTTGGCCTGGCGGGGTCGGTTATTGCGGGGCTGGCAGGCGCGGCATTCCCCGCGTGGCGTGCCGCGCGGATGGAACCGTTGAAAGCGCTCTCGGCCCGAGCGGAAGTGCCGCGGAATTCTTCGATTCTCTGGACCCTGATAGCCGGACTGTTGCTCATCGGAATTCACTTTGCGGTTGTGACCTTCATCACGAACCCCGACGCGCTCTTCTTCTGCTACGTGCTGCTCGGTTTGCCGTGCATGTTCGTTGGCTACTTCCTGCTTGGGGTGCCCGCCGTCGCAAGCGTCATGCGGCTTTTTGGTCCACTGATCAGCACTGCGCTGGGTGTCCCCCGCATTCTGCTTGAACGCAGTGTCCGGCGCACGCCCTACCGACACGGCCTGACCGCAGGAGCGCTGATGGCCGGGCTGGCGATGATGGTTGCGCTGTGGACACAAGGCGGCGCCTTCGCGAGAGACTGGCTCGGGCGGATCCAATTTCCGGATGCGTTCGTCACCGGCATTGCGCTTTCGGACGCGAGCGTGGAGAAATTGCGCTCCATGCCCGAAGTCACGGGCGCGAGCCCGCTCTCGCTGGTGCGCGCCAACATCGCTTCCGAAGGAATGTCGGGGCTTGGCGTCGGTGCGGTCCAGCCATTGAAGACCGCGTTCATTGGCTTTGATCCGGATTCGTTCTTCCGCCTGATGAACGTGACATGGGTGCAGGGTGACCAGGAAACTGCGATCAAAAAGCTCAATGAAGGCGACTCCATCATTGTCGCGCGAGAGTTTCTCACGTCGAGGGGGCTTGGAGTCGGGAAGAAAGTCCGAGTCTCCTACCTGAATCACTCCCACGAATTCGAGATCGTGGGCGTCGTCACGAGCCCGGGACTCGATATCGTCAGCAATTTTTTCGATCTGGGCGACATGTATGTGGATCAAGCGGTGAGCGCGGTCTTCGGCTCGCGCAGAGCTCTCCGCGACTACCTGCTCGGAGGCAATGAACCCCCGACTCAGATCATCTCGATGTCGCTGGCCAAAGGCACGGACGATGCAGAGGTGACGGCAAAGATCCGGCGCGAGTTGTACGACTACGGGGTGCTCGATGTCGGAACGGGCAGGTTCTTCAAGCAACTCATCGAGGGCGCGATAGGCCGCAGCCTCTACATCGTTTCGGCGATCGCCATCATGTCGATGCTTGTCGCCTCGCTCGGCGTCGCCAACCTGATCGTCGCGGCGATCGAAAGCCGGCGATTCGAGTTTGGTGTGCTCAGGGCCGTGGGCGCGACGCGCGGCATGATCTGCCGCCTTGTTCTGGCCGAAGCCGTCGTCGTCGCGCTTGCGGCGTGCGTCATCGGCGTCTGCATGGGAATCCAGGGCTCGTACGGGGGCGTCCGCCTCAATGCCGCCATCATGGGAATCGAGATCTTTCTCCGGCCCCAGCCGCTGCCGATCCTCGTCGGGTGTGCGATCCTGATCGCGCTGACGCTGCTCGCGGCAACGCCCGCCGTGCTGGCGCTCGGGCGCAATCAGCCCCGCGAGTTGCTCGCGGCCATGAAGGGATGA
- a CDS encoding DnaJ domain-containing protein, translating into MRWIKNKLKRAKVEAPAPERPRVSRSGKRYDTRLTDSVLGSVVDLSIDGARVVTRSEPSVRAGHVFEIAIACDGARVFVLSRVAWTRKIDKDLWNIGLHFFDADSRTRTDLERLLDRCASGREMLPTSMEVEDLYAVLGVPREATLEQIRAAYRRLARQFHPDHSPDEDSSRRFARISKSYMVLRDESLRRRYDQILTAA; encoded by the coding sequence ATGCGGTGGATCAAGAACAAGCTCAAGCGTGCGAAGGTCGAAGCGCCGGCCCCGGAGCGCCCGCGGGTGTCGCGCTCAGGGAAGCGATACGACACGCGACTGACCGATTCGGTTCTCGGAAGCGTGGTCGATCTTTCGATCGACGGGGCGCGTGTCGTGACGCGTTCCGAACCGAGCGTGCGAGCCGGCCACGTCTTCGAGATCGCGATCGCTTGCGACGGCGCGCGTGTCTTCGTGCTCTCACGTGTCGCGTGGACACGCAAGATCGACAAGGATCTGTGGAATATCGGTCTGCATTTCTTCGATGCCGATTCGCGCACGCGTACCGACCTCGAGCGTCTGCTCGATCGCTGTGCATCCGGGCGCGAGATGCTGCCGACCAGCATGGAAGTGGAAGATCTCTACGCAGTCCTCGGCGTGCCGCGCGAGGCGACGCTCGAGCAGATCCGTGCGGCTTACCGGCGTCTGGCGCGTCAATTCCACCCCGACCATTCTCCCGACGAAGATTCTTCGAGACGTTTTGCGCGGATCAGCAAAAGCTATATGGTGCTGCGCGACGAGAGCCTCAGGCGCCGGTACGACCAGATCCTGACGGCGGCGTAG
- a CDS encoding ABC transporter ATP-binding protein, translating into MISCTNVRKSYQIGNGRVEALRGVDMRINEPGFYAIMGRSGSGKSTLLHLLAALDKPDEGEILISGQRIDSLSEQEATLFRRTKIGIVFQQFNLIPTMTAVENAELPAILAGATPESARARAAQLLTRLGLSDRLDHRPDALSGGEQQRVAIARALHFSPGLLLADEPTGNLDSVSSESLWNLLSEIAREQSISIVMVTHEPAAAAHCREIFVVADGRVTDRISTEGLDESAVAARYQQSVATA; encoded by the coding sequence ATGATTTCCTGCACCAACGTCCGCAAGTCGTACCAGATCGGTAACGGGCGGGTCGAGGCGCTGCGTGGCGTGGATATGCGGATCAACGAGCCCGGGTTCTACGCGATCATGGGTCGCTCGGGCAGCGGCAAGTCCACGCTGCTTCATTTGCTCGCAGCGCTCGATAAGCCGGATGAAGGCGAGATTCTGATCAGTGGGCAGCGCATCGACTCACTCTCGGAACAGGAAGCGACACTTTTCCGGCGCACGAAAATCGGCATTGTCTTTCAGCAGTTCAATCTGATCCCGACGATGACCGCCGTCGAGAACGCGGAGTTGCCGGCGATCCTGGCCGGCGCAACCCCCGAGTCGGCGCGCGCGCGGGCCGCGCAACTTCTGACGAGGCTCGGGCTTTCCGATCGCCTCGATCACCGACCCGATGCGCTCTCCGGCGGAGAGCAGCAGCGCGTCGCGATCGCCCGTGCTCTGCATTTTTCTCCGGGTCTGCTTCTTGCCGACGAACCGACAGGAAATCTGGATTCGGTCAGCAGCGAAAGCCTGTGGAATCTGCTTTCAGAGATCGCCCGCGAGCAGAGCATCAGCATCGTGATGGTGACGCACGAGCCCGCCGCGGCGGCGCATTGCCGCGAGATCTTTGTTGTCGCCGACGGCAGAGTGACCGACCGCATCTCAACGGAGGGACTGGATGAGAGCGCCGTGGCGGCTCGCTATCAGCAGTCTGTGGCAACGGCGTAG